The DNA region TTCTGGGGGATGTATCTATCGGATAGAAATGAAATGGAGCTTGCAGATAGTGCCTCAATCTCAAACTTGACACCCTTTTGTAACATTGCTTCCAATTCTGACCTGTGAAATGGAGAATATACAAGTGAATTTCAGATGTAAAATTCTGAGAAACCAAAGAAAAAATAAGTCAAAATTATTGATAGCTAAATGCCTCATTTAATGTCTTCCAGATATCAAGTGCTCGCACTTTTTGTGCTTTTATTCGTAAAAGCAGTAAGCTATATAGTTACTGAAGCTAAAGATCTGATGCTAGGTGCTAAATCATAATAACCACTAATCAAAAGACAGTTCTCATATTAGATCTTGAGCATGAACTGGAGATCACATCAAAATCATGGAGCAAATGCTTGCAATACACCTAGTGCAACTCCAAACTCGAAGTTTCTGCTCATTTACCTCCATTCTGGGGCTTCCTTGTGTAAATAGCACCTAGCAAGAATACCTTCAGCTTTCCTCCTATCTGTGCAGAAGAAAAAATGGCTTCACAAGTTGGCATTTGACATACAACAGCAAAGGAAGGATCATCTTCCTATGAAAAGATTATACAGGACATTTATATCACTCCAGTTTACCTTCAGGTGACAAATGAAGCAGGCAACAGTCTGGAAGGCAAAAATCCTCCAAGTCAGATGTGAAAACTCCTAGCCACCGTATATCAGGTACACGCAGCAAGTTTGCATCATATGCCAATTGCTTAAGATTACAAAGTAGCAAAGGGTGGTCAGTTAATGCAACTAAACATGCCATAGTCTTGGGTTTCCTAGTGAAAAAAAATATTAAAGGCCAACTTGTACAGTAAAATAGGACAAAATTTTGTGTGTATGATGAGTTAATGGGCGCATAATCATGTTTCATTCTTTTAAAAGAAAAACTGGAACCATACTATATGATTTATAGACAACCTTACTGCTAACAGAATTTCATAAAGCAATAGAAAATTCAAATGCAAAGAGGCCAGACCAGCTATGGAAGGCAAATTATGAAGAAAGGTGCACTATGTGATCATATCCATGAATTTGTTAAGTGCAATTTTAATCCATGAAAATTGTTAGGTGCAATTTTGATCTGCGAATCTGCTAAGAAAGGTTAGTTCATAATAGCAATAGACAAGTAGAACAGCATTAGATAAATCATGCTTACCAAGGAACCAAATTTATATGTGGCCAGAATGTCGAAACCATAAGGATCTGAGTCCACTAAGCAATAAGCAGGTAgatgcagctgttcaacaaggTATCGTAGGAATCTAGGATGGGAAAAAGAATTTATAACTGGAATAGCGTCTTCAGAAATTACAAGAGTAGACAATAAAGAGCACATGCCTTCTTGTTGGAATATCTGGGTAGCCTCTTCCCTGAGGAGACAATGGTATATCATGAAACTAAATAAATGAATTTACAAGGAGCCCTAAGCTGATAACACTATATGTGATTTGACACTTACTGTAATAACAATGCAGCGATTTCTTTCACAGAACTTGTCATTGGCCAAACGCTGGAACACTGCAACGGGACTACTGAAGCATATTGTACGAAGAGTGGAAACTATTAAATGCAAATAGAAATTTGAAAGCTCATACCTGTCTCCTTCTCAACTACAAGTATATAGTGAGCAACACTAACAACATCTgcaagaggaaaagaaagaaaaagacaACTTCAGCTTGCTGCAATGTAATTCATGGTATCATTGGAGGAAATCAAAGTTTATGTAACACGAAAGGAAGCATGTATATAATTACTTGGAATAATAAGGATGCTCAATTCCATAATTTTTCAAACAAAAAAAATGATATAAATTGTTAGTTATCTTGAAGCCAATTTTTGCTTATAGGCATGTAGAAATGTCTAAATCTGACTTGCTAAGCAACCATATGATAACTTTATAAAAAATTTAATTGGAAATAATTTGAAGAAAGATCAAAGGTAGTTGTTTAATTCAGAACGTACAGGTCTTTTTTCTCTTTGAGGGCACAGAACATATGAATCTGAATTTGTTTGAAAAAGGAAATGTATGGAATTGAAGATCTATGGTAACGTAAGGGAAAATTGATCAGACTCACTTTCCCCGTATGCTTTTTAACATAGAATGAAAAGTGTTACTTTTTCAGTATCCCCTTCTGCACATTTTACAATAGCACAAAGGGAATTGTGTTCTTAAGGTTGCTGTAAAAACCTTTGATTGCCTCAATGCTAACAGGGACGGAGAAAGCCTGTACATACAGAAGGTAAAAGCAAACCAATTAAATGGAGTCCTAAACTAAACCACTTGGCAAAAATCTAAGGGAGGAAAACATAGAAGCCTACAGCATTGACGTTTGTTATACAATACACTTTCTTTTCACCCTCCACGAATCTTATCCAACCCATCACCAAACTGGGATAATGAAGGCATGTACAAGAACACAAAGGTAAAAATGAGAACAAATAACCGAATAATTATATGAATATAGCATTGTAATTTGTAGACCTACTAAAAACTGTGCAAGAAACAGAAAAAGTGTAATATGAAAATGATCTTGAATTTCCAAACTCCTAACGTGACTTTACTAAgcacttctgccacattgaagTGTTTTCTATCCAGATAAATCAAAGACAACTCTTCATATATTCAGACATATCTAATATCAGAAAATATCTCAAATTTGTGAATTAACACTAGGAAGGGATTCAGATCTATCATGGCTTCATTTCTTCCCCTCTTCCCATGCATAAACCTAGGCAACTTTTGGCCGGCATAGTGGTATCCTTTGCTAGCAGATTGATCAATCAATGCATAGCACAAGAACACATTAGACTAATACTACGTTGAAAGAACAGTGTCCCAACTCCCAACCGTATTAGTTCATCAAATACACCCATACCATCTCTTTACATAAGAGGagcgaagtgctcgggatgacTACGAAACAGAAAGAAAAATTTATTGGTTTAATAAATCAAAATGAAGCATTGTAAAATCATAGAAGAATAGAGATCGAGCATAACTTCAGAGACAGAGTTCACACCCTTTCACTACAGGAACCTGCAGGCAGCCAAGGATCAAAATATTTAGTCAGCCATGAAGAACAACTGGAGACCTTATAAAATGAAGACTTTATGGCTTTATGAATCAAGTAATTCATGGTGCTACACCGTAAAGGTGCAAGGAGAAACTTCTTTGCTAACGGAAAGGTCCTTTCTACATGCATAACTAAATCACCTGAAAATAGGCATACTAATACTAATGGTACCTACCACATTGAGATTGTGCCGACTGCATTTGAAGAGTATGCAGATATCATTGATGGCGTGGTCAACAACAGCTACTTCTGCAGTGAGCAAAGAGATGTCTAAATTTTAGTCATCCATAACAGGACGAGGAGCAAACATTGCAGCTAGTGAGCACAGACCTACGAAAATGGAGGGGTACATATAGTAGATGTCCCTCTTGGAGCAGTGCTTGTTCTGCTGCAGGAGCTGCTGCACCACGAGCAGCACCCTCAGGAGCACATCTGGGTATCAACAACAAACTCCAAACTAAATAGCCTGATCAATTACACCTACAGATTGAGCTGTATGTGCGCGCTTGGCCACACGGATGCATACTGAGGCGGGAAGTGTGGCAGTCCTTGTGGAGCAGGGAGAGGACGTCCGTGCCGACGGGGGCGTCGTAGCTGCAGGCACTGCAATCGCGCACGAGCGCGCGGCCAGGGACGTCACACATTTGGGTGAAATTGCTCGAGAGATGTGATGCTGAGGAAGGAGAATGTGTGGAGGGAGCGGGGCGGGAACGAACCATGGGGACGGGGACGCAGCGTCGGCGGCCGAGCAGTAGTTCCGGTACCGGTGGAGCACGATGGACGGGGAGCGGCCGACGGCAACCTCCTCGACGACCCAGCGCACGAGCCCTGCGCCATCCCGCCCACCGCGCGTCAGCTCCGGACGctactggcggcggcggcgtggggggaggtggggggggggggcggtgtTAAGGGCGGGCGATTGAGGAGAAGA from Panicum hallii strain FIL2 chromosome 9, PHallii_v3.1, whole genome shotgun sequence includes:
- the LOC112877003 gene encoding meiotic recombination protein SPO11-1 isoform X2 codes for the protein MAGWEKRRGAAPLEGDEHRLRRRQEEAALLLRRIRGLVRWVVEEVAVGRSPSIVLHRYRNYCSAADAASPSPCACSYDAPVGTDVLSLLHKDCHTSRLNVLLRVLLVVQQLLQQNKHCSKRDIYYMYPSIFVEVAVVDHAINDICILFKCSRHNLNVVPVVKGLVMGWIRFVEGEKKVYCITNVNAAFSVPVSIEAIKDVVSVAHYILVVEKETVFQRLANDKFCERNRCIVITGRGYPDIPTRRFLRYLVEQLHLPAYCLVDSDPYGFDILATYKFGSLQLAYDANLLRVPDIRWLGVFTSDLEDFCLPDCCLLHLSPEDRRKAEGILARCYLHKEAPEWRSELEAMLQKGVKFEIEALSASSISFLSDRYIPQKIKQGRHL
- the LOC112877003 gene encoding meiotic recombination protein SPO11-1 isoform X4 is translated as MAGWEKRRGAAPLEGDEHRLRRRQEEAALLLRRIRGLVRWVVEEVAVGRSPSIVLHRYRNYCSAADAASPSPCACSYDAPVGTDVLSLLHKDCHTSRLNVLLRVLLVVQQLLQQNKHCSKRDIYYMYPSIFVEVAVVDHAINDICILFKCSRHNLNVVPVVKGLVMGWIRFVEGEKKVYCITNVNAAFSVPVSIEAIKDVVSVAHYILVVEKETVPLQCSSVWPMTSSVKEIAALLLQEEATQIFQQEDPYGFDILATYKFGSLQLAYDANLLRVPDIRWLGVFTSDLEDFCLPDCCLLHLSPEDRRKAEGILARCYLHKEAPEWRSELEAMLQKGVKFEIEALSASSISFLSDRYIPQKIKQGRHL
- the LOC112877003 gene encoding meiotic recombination protein SPO11-1 isoform X1, with protein sequence MAGWEKRRGAAPLEGDEHRLRRRQEEAALLLRRIRGLVRWVVEEVAVGRSPSIVLHRYRNYCSAADAASPSPCACSYDAPVGTDVLSLLHKDCHTSRLNVLLRVLLVVQQLLQQNKHCSKRDIYYMYPSIFVEVAVVDHAINDICILFKCSRHNLNVVPVVKGLVMGWIRFVEGEKKVYCITNVNAAFSVPVSIEAIKDVVSVAHYILVVEKETVPLQCSSVWPMTSSVKEIAALLLQEEATQIFQQEGMCSLLSTLVISEDAIPVINSFSHPRFLRYLVEQLHLPAYCLVDSDPYGFDILATYKFGSLQLAYDANLLRVPDIRWLGVFTSDLEDFCLPDCCLLHLSPEDRRKAEGILARCYLHKEAPEWRSELEAMLQKGVKFEIEALSASSISFLSDRYIPQKIKQGRHL
- the LOC112877003 gene encoding meiotic recombination protein SPO11-1 isoform X3, which produces MAQGSCAGSSRRLPSAAPRPSCSTGTGTTARPPTLRPRPHVPAATTPPSARTSSPCSTRTATLPASVCIRVAKRAHTAQSQLLQQNKHCSKRDIYYMYPSIFVEVAVVDHAINDICILFKCSRHNLNVVPVVKGLVMGWIRFVEGEKKVYCITNVNAAFSVPVSIEAIKDVVSVAHYILVVEKETVPLQCSSVWPMTSSVKEIAALLLQEEATQIFQQEGMCSLLSTLVISEDAIPVINSFSHPRFLRYLVEQLHLPAYCLVDSDPYGFDILATYKFGSLQLAYDANLLRVPDIRWLGVFTSDLEDFCLPDCCLLHLSPEDRRKAEGILARCYLHKEAPEWRSELEAMLQKGVKFEIEALSASSISFLSDRYIPQKIKQGRHL